Proteins co-encoded in one Gallus gallus isolate bGalGal1 chromosome 27, bGalGal1.mat.broiler.GRCg7b, whole genome shotgun sequence genomic window:
- the DCAKD gene encoding dephospho-CoA kinase domain-containing protein isoform X5 produces MCGDAQTAEGALVVQPRLKAYQQIVRYFGPEILLESGEINREALGSIIFSQPEKRRLLNAITHPEIQKEMLKQVLKYFVLGYRYVILDIPLLFETKRLTKFMKHTILVYCDPQTQLARLRKRSGLSQAEAEARIASQLPLDEKRRMATHVIDNSGDRESTRQQVLRLHARLEGSLDFLWARLAVGTAVAALGGLLYILLQHFIS; encoded by the exons TGGTGCAGCCCCGCCTGAAGGCCTATCAGCAGATCGTGCGGTACTTCGGCCCCGAGATCCTCCTGGAGAGCGGAGAGATCAACCGCGAGGCGCTGGGAAGCATCATCTTCTCCCAGCCGGAGAAACGGCGGCTGCTGAACGCCATCACCCACCCCGAGATCCAGAAGGAGATGCTGAAGCAAGTCTTGAAGTACTTTGTGCTAG GCTACCGCTATGTGATCCTCGACATCCCTCTGCTCTTCGAGACCAAGAGACTGACCAAGTTCATGAAGCACACCATCCTGGTTTACTG CGACCCGCAGACCCAGCTGGCACGCCTGAGGAAGAGGAGCGGGCTGTCCCAGGCTGAGGCCGAAGCACGCATCGCCTCGCAGCTGCCGCTGGACGAGAAGCGCAGGATGGCCACTCACGTCATCGACAACTCCGGCGACCGTGAGAGCACGCGCCAGCAGGTGCTGAGGCTGCACGCGAGGCTGGAGGGTTCCCTGGACTTCCTCTGGGCACGGCTGGCGGTGGGAACGGCCGTGGCCGCTCTCGGAGGGCTGCTGTACatcctgctgcagcatttcaTCTCTTAA